In one window of Verrucomicrobiales bacterium DNA:
- a CDS encoding glycosyltransferase family 4 protein gives MFDAHHFGGAYHQRVLSEAGISARRSFFVPYSVDTPHFSALADDPSQIAEACQIRQRLGWSAASPVLLFLAQHSWVKGPDIMLDIAAIGQRTMPDLKLIMAGNGVMTEHLKTQAGLKLRPGSWHFPGFVSSKKTVPWYLASDLVVFPSRYDTWSRAVNEAMLCRRACQVSHLVGAAGGLVDDGVNGMVVQGLEPNHHAESMLSYLRAPWDFRRRFGDEARNRALEFSYENHSNDLRRSFIETATNPTSRTAAQKHRFD, from the coding sequence ATGTTCGATGCCCACCATTTCGGTGGTGCATATCATCAGCGGGTTTTGAGTGAGGCTGGAATTTCGGCTCGACGTAGTTTTTTCGTTCCTTATTCCGTTGATACTCCTCACTTCTCGGCTCTCGCCGATGATCCATCGCAGATCGCCGAAGCTTGCCAGATCCGCCAGCGGTTGGGGTGGAGCGCGGCCTCCCCGGTTCTCCTATTTCTTGCCCAGCATAGCTGGGTTAAGGGGCCGGATATCATGCTGGACATTGCCGCAATCGGCCAGCGGACGATGCCGGATCTTAAGTTGATTATGGCTGGAAATGGTGTCATGACTGAACATTTGAAGACACAGGCAGGTTTGAAACTACGGCCAGGAAGCTGGCATTTCCCTGGTTTTGTTAGCAGCAAGAAAACCGTACCCTGGTATTTGGCTTCCGATCTGGTTGTTTTTCCTTCTCGCTACGATACGTGGTCACGTGCTGTGAATGAGGCTATGTTGTGTCGGAGAGCTTGTCAGGTTTCGCATCTTGTAGGTGCTGCTGGTGGGCTTGTGGATGATGGGGTGAATGGGATGGTTGTGCAGGGACTGGAGCCCAACCACCACGCCGAGAGTATGCTGAGCTACTTGCGGGCTCCATGGGACTTCCGCCGACGATTCGGGGATGAAGCGAGGAATCGTGCCCTCGAATTCTCATATGAAAACCATTCTAACGACCTGCGGAGGAGTTTCATAGAGACTGCCACAAACCCCACTTCGCGAACCGCCGCTCAAAAGCATAGGTTCGATTAG
- a CDS encoding class I SAM-dependent methyltransferase: MRAIRHITPRYIINRLAVMAYQWSNPTVPWLTRSANAILLSWLKPTDRGLEWGSGRSTVWLAGNVAHLTTIEEDPCWGESVKTSLCSAGLSQRVDLILATIADHDTAAGSSPYVRAADLIPPGSLDFCIVDGAVRDHCAILALSRLREGGLLIIDNVERYLPRVLPSSSPNARSLDDGPASNVWRLFMMSVAEWRCIWTTDGISDTAIWVKPFDSQPNETRTRRMEASEAEK, from the coding sequence ATGCGAGCAATTCGCCATATCACACCGCGCTATATCATTAATCGCTTGGCCGTTATGGCTTACCAATGGAGCAACCCAACCGTTCCTTGGCTTACAAGATCGGCCAATGCTATTCTTCTATCTTGGCTGAAGCCCACCGACCGTGGACTAGAGTGGGGGAGTGGACGCAGTACCGTTTGGCTTGCGGGGAATGTCGCCCATCTAACAACCATTGAGGAGGATCCGTGTTGGGGAGAGTCGGTAAAGACTTCCTTGTGTTCCGCAGGCTTGTCTCAACGTGTAGACCTCATCCTTGCAACGATCGCCGATCATGACACCGCGGCTGGGAGTTCGCCATATGTCCGAGCAGCCGATCTCATTCCGCCAGGAAGTCTCGATTTTTGTATCGTCGACGGGGCAGTGCGGGATCACTGCGCCATACTAGCGCTGTCTCGATTACGAGAAGGTGGGTTGCTGATCATCGACAACGTTGAGCGCTACTTGCCTCGAGTGTTGCCTTCTAGCAGTCCCAACGCCAGGTCACTTGATGATGGACCTGCTAGTAATGTTTGGAGGCTTTTCATGATGTCTGTCGCCGAGTGGCGCTGTATTTGGACTACAGATGGCATATCTGATACCGCGATTTGGGTTAAACCGTTCGACAGTCAGCCGAATGAAACCCGCACCCGGAGAATGGAAGCGTCGGAGGCTGAGAAGTGA